A genomic region of Miscanthus floridulus cultivar M001 chromosome 3, ASM1932011v1, whole genome shotgun sequence contains the following coding sequences:
- the LOC136541455 gene encoding uncharacterized protein At3g28850-like yields the protein MIIKTLKARILRALKAAGPDGAADSPPPSPTKPAAHQYHGGGDALSDDAPFFDAREPDTPPTKSHHRRRPSSAEPLDAWELVDAQDDQYGGGRASPAPAPPEPDPLLGFPARCPPGGESVVVLYTTTLRGVRRTFEDCNVLRALLENLGAPFQERDVSMDRGLRDQLWSLAGEKGAVPPRLFVRGRDVGGAAQVLALHEEGRLAPLLPLSCAAGAGGGEETEKKRRCEACGGLRFVVCGECDGSRKVFNGGRCRGCNENGLVMCPLCL from the coding sequence ATGATCATCAAGACCCTCAAGGCGCGCATCCTGCGCGCGCTCAAGGCGGCCGGGCCCGACGGCGCGGCGGACTCCCCGCCGCCGTCCCCGACGAAGCCCGCCGCCCACCAGTaccacggcggcggcgacgccctGTCCGACGACGCGCCCTTCTTCGACGCGCGGGAGCCGGATACGCCGCCCACCAAGTcccaccaccgccgccggcccTCCTCCGCGGAGCCGCTGGACGCGTGGGAGCTGGTGGACGCCCAGGACGACCAGtacggcggcggccgcgcgtcgccCGCGCCAGCGCCACCCGAACCCGACCCGCTGCTGGGGTTCCCCGCGCGGTGCCCGCCGGGCGGGGAGTCCGTGGTGGTGCTGTACACGACGACGCTCCGCGGCGTGCGGCGCACGTTCGAGGACTGCAACGTCCTGCGCGCGCTGCTGGAGAACCTGGGCGCGCCGTTCCAGGAGCGGGACGTGTCCATGGACCGCGGCCTCCGGGACCAGCTGTGGTCCCTGGCCGGGGAGAAGGGCGCCGTCCCGCCGCGCCTCTTCGTGCGCGGCCGCGACGTCGGCGGCGCCGCCCAGGTGCTGGCGCTCCACGAGGAGGGACGCCTCGCCCCGCTGCTGCCGCTGTCGTGCGCCGCGGGTGCGGGAGGAGGAGAAGAGACGGAGAAGAAGCGCAGGTGCGAAGCGTGCGGGGGGCTCAGGTTCGTGGTGTGCGGCGAGTGCGACGGCAGCCGGAAGGTGTTCAACGGCGGGCGGTGCCGTGGGTGCAACGAGAACGGCCTCGTCATGTGCCCGCTCTGCTTGTag
- the LOC136541456 gene encoding uncharacterized protein yields MASKQTRLVLVLAACLLLLPAASVATDVDYCSKKDYPVKVSGVQIVPDPVEPGQPATFKISASTDKTIEKGKLQIDVKYFFFYVHSETRDICGETSCPATGDFVLSHEQTLPGFTPPGSYTIYMKILGDENEELSCISFGFSIGFVASS; encoded by the exons atggcgagcaAGCAGAcccgcctcgtcctcgtcctcgccgcatgcctgctcctcctcccggCCGCCTCGGTCGCCACCGACGTCGATTACTGCA GTAAAAAGGACTACCCGGTGAAGGTCAGCGGGGTGCAGATCGTGCCCGATCCGGTCGAACCCGGCCAGCCCGCCACTTTCAAGATCTCCGCTTCTACTG ATAAAACCATTGAGAAGGGGAAGCTGCAAATCGATGTTAAATATTTCTTCTTCTACGTCCACTCGGAAACTCGCGACATCTGTGGAGAGACTTCCTGTCCAGCAACTGGTGACTTCGTGCTATCTCATGAGCAGACATTACCAGGATTCACTCCACCG GGCTCTTACACGATCTACATGAAGATACTTGGGGACGAAAATGAGGAACTGAGCTGCATCTCGTTCGGGTTCAGCATTGGGTTCGTCGCGTCCAGCTGA